One Penaeus monodon isolate SGIC_2016 chromosome 42, NSTDA_Pmon_1, whole genome shotgun sequence genomic window, agcatCTTTCGCTCGCTAGTTCGAcatccatctctctctgctctgtctttagatgtatgtatgtgtgtgtgtgtgtgtgttctaatgtctctattccttctctctctctctctctctctcttcttgcctaTCTCTACTAGTCTCCTCGATTTAGCCTcgtctctgtctgctgtctctgcccctccccccccacaccacacacccccccaccccacacaccccaccccacccacccccacccagccCACACCCCCCGACActcacaccataccacacactcacacacgcacaggccgctcacaccatatatatataaatatatatatatatataatataataatatatatatatctactatataatacatatatatatatatatcatatatatatgtatatcatagaatatatatatgtgtatatatatatatatatatatatctttatatatatatatatctcatatataaagtatatataatatataattatattggttacccaccaccacgcacacatcacaacacacacacacacacacacaacgccaccacacacacacacacacacacacacacccacacgacacacacatatatgatatgtattaatatatatataatatatatatatatatatatatgatatattataatatatatatatacacacatgacacagacagatacaccacacacacacacaccacaaggcacccacacacacacctatatattatatatatatatattatatatatatatatatagtaatatatatatatatctataactccacacacacgcagatacacacacaccacacctatatacacacacacaatacacgcacacaccacacacacacacacacacacacacacacacacacacacacacacacaccacacaccacgcacacaacacacacacacaaacacactacaccacacacacatataccacacacacatatacacactactacatagaatgtatatatatatatatacctatatatatatatataatatataatatatatatatatatatattatatatatatgttatgtattctatctagatataatatctactacattatatgcataatatgatatataatatatatatatatatatactatatatataatatataatatatatatatatatatatataatatatatatatgggtgtgtgtgtggtgtgtgtgtgtggtgtgtttgtggtgtgtgtgtgtgtgtgtgtgtgtgtgttttgtgcctgtatatgatatttatatctatatatatatattttatatatatatataaatatatatatatataattatatatatatattaaaagatgtaatatatatgttgatatatatatatatatttatactatatatatatactatagatatatatatatatatatatatatatatctatatactatatgtagtgtgttggttgtgtgtgtgtgtgtgtgtgtgtgtgtgtgtgtgtgtgtgtggtgttttgtgcctgttatatattatatatatttatctatattatatatatatctatatatagcgaatagatattatactataatatctcatgtgttggtgtgtgttgcttTGGCAAGCATTTCCCTTCCTGAGGATTTCCTCGGGAAATGCTtactctttcttaatttctttctttttttcttactctgtctctgcctttctctttctctctttctctttccctttctctttctctttctctttctccttctccttctccttctccttcttctcattctctttctttttctctttatccttctccttctccttctccttcttctccttccccttctccttctccttctccttctctttctctttctctctctttctctctctctctctctctctctccttctccctcccccccctctctctctctacgtaaaCAGATAGAgatttagacatacacacacaggggcGCACCTAACCCCCCTGTTGACGTGCGAAGTGAGAACAATACTTTTCTGGCGCGTTGCGAGAAAAAGAACAATGAGCTAGTTTAGACGCCATTTTTAACTACGCCGATCTATGTACATGGTGGTGTGACTGCTATATAAGCATATGTCAGAACCACTGTCTCGACTTCCCCTTTGTTTAACTACAGTCCCTTTCCCCCTgtctcctttttatctatttttttgcaaAAGTGTACATACCCCGACCCGTTTTAGTTTGGGACATTTGAAAGTGGAAAAAGGCGCGAGTGCTTCTGGGGAATGGACAGGGTGCCGGGCAAGGGGTGCCATGGCAGGCTGCCCGGGGCAGTGGCAGGGCAAGTATCGGGGGAGGGTGCCAGGGTAAATTGACGGGCTGGGGGTTAGGGCCGGGTCCGGGGCAAGGGGACGGCCAAAGTGCCATGGCAAGGGGTCAGGGCCAGGAGTGCCGGGTCAGTGTGCCAGGACCGGGGTGCCTGGAAAAGGGTGTCAGGGCTAGGGGTGCCAGGGTCAAAATGTGCCAGGGGCCGGATGCCATGGCAAGGGCTGTCAGGGCCGGGGGGCCAGGGTCGTGTGCAGGGGCCCGGGGTGCCATGGCAAAACAGTCAGGGCCGGAGTGCCAGGGTCAAATGGCCGGGCCCGGGTGCCCCGGGCCCGGGGTGTCAGGGCAGGGTGCCAGGGGCAAGTTGCCAGGGCCAGGGGTGCCTGGCAAGGGTGCAGGGCCAGGAGTGCCTGGCAAGGGCTTCaggccgggggggcccggggcaaGGTGTCTGGGCAAGACCAGGGCCAGGTGTGTCAGGGAGGACTGCCGGGGCAATGGCCAGGGGCCGGGGTGCCATGGCAAGGGTGCAGGGGCCCCGTgccagggggggccccccccctgtgCGGCCCGGGTGCCATGGCAAAGGGCTGCCAGGGGCCCGGATATCAGGGGCCAAGAGTGCCAGGGTCAAATGTGACGGGCCAGGGGGGCCAGGCAAAAATATCGGCCAGGGGTGCCCGGTCTTGACAGGGCCCAAAATGCCATGGCAAGGACTGCCAGGGGCCGGGGCCAGGGGCAAGTGTGCCAGAGCCCGGGGTGCCCTTGGAAGGACTCCAGGGCCCGGATCCGGGCCAAAGTACCCGGGAATGTATGTCTGGGACCGTCTCAGAACCCTGGCTGAAGTCCGTGGAGGAATTCGATGACTTCTCGGGGAAAGATGTCACCTAGACGCCTGGAGTCCACGCCCACCTGGGTGTCGTATCCTTCGGGCgtgatggaagggggaggagggggggcggaaaCGTGCGACTGGCCAGGGAGGAGATTcaaggcgggcgggcgggcgggcgcggggAGCTGGGTGGAGAGGAGGTCCAGGTCACGGGCGTGAAGCACCAGGTCCGGAGTAGGTGGGTGGAGTCACGTCCTGGATGGAGAAATGAGGATCAGAATACCATCATCATGGCTTAAagggcaaacacacaaacacacacacacaaacacacacccacacacacccacacacacacacacacacacacacacacacacacacaacacaccacaacacacacacacacatatataatatatatatatatatatatatatatatatatatatatatatatatatatatatatattatatatatatacatatatatatacacccatatatgggtgggtgcttcacgcgcatggtgttgtgaagcgatggtgtggtagcctagatagtgttaagtgcttgcatgcggTTCTcgtgcttgcagcttccacccctggctagctcagtgcgaaaaaggagcagcttttgcatagtCTCCCCTCCAGTCAcaacctctccatcatcaagacttctggcAGTGCTCCTCGGGCCACCCATGTAACTGGGCCACTTTGGGGGATTtcggcagcaggaggcccagaggtacggagctatggcccatccggcgtgtgacacgctctggctccgtaccactCCGCCTCCTACCACCCTAGAGTGGTTGGGGGTAAATGGGGCGCgtctcgggggaggtgggccttgccaatcctcctccccccagaaagacacCCTCTTTCGAACCGTCTTTAACCGCATCTTGTGGctacgattgcccccggcgagatatcgCTTGTTTCTGGGTGGATTCAAATGGCGGTATCTGACTGTGACCAAGCGGCTacggatgtctgtcggcccccatggctcgggagctgatgccCAGCAGTGAGAAATAGCCTCCTTCCTCCGGGACTTTTGTTGCTAGTCCCAGAAAAACGAGGATCtcttggctcctggtaccagcacccaacccacatcactgggaCTTGGTACGCGATACGGGTACATTTGGGCCAAGgaggatcgaccacattcttgttagtaacGCAATGAGggcctccagaactgcagggtttaccgggagtgccgagttctgtggcaccgggggggggggacaatagCTGCTGTGGCTACGCCTGCGGGTCCTCTTCAAAACTCCGCGTCCCTCCCGTTGGCCACCCCAAGgtgtttcatctggacagactgctaagggaggaggaatgtgcccgTGGTTTGCACCATGGCAGTCCTCTGACCATTCACAGAACTCACCAACAACGAcggcccagttgctctgtggaattcttcaagcacataacactcgaagtagctcaggagtccattggcgtacgcccgaggctaaggcagaattccatctccttggAGACTTAGgtccactgaagtgtgtcgcaaggctttGCTGAatggggaatcaagtcttgcgtcgttccatgctGCTTAAtgcctcggacactgctgagaagggacaaggaacagttcatcataAATCTTACTGAGGAGATCTAAGACATTTCTTGTGaaataaccttcgccctgcctaccaagcccgagAAAGCTGAACTGTAAGCCCTCCACGATGAATGCAGTCCattagcggatggacggatcatctcgatcATGCAGGTTCGTCAACATTGGCAGAGTATTTTGCACAgtttaccaggtagaccctccaagtTATCTTGGATGCAAGCCATGTCTCAGagggcctgtgccggacccacacaAGCATCGaagacctcctaccctaacagaggttaggctggtgattctccaagctgaagagtgggaaagcctgCAGGCATTGTgattatccctgctgaactgctaaaggctggggatgaccTATGGCTCTGGGGCCtgctacagtcctgactgccatttggcagtcctgGTACAATTCATCCTGACCTATTTGAGGGGCGtggtccatccctctctggaagggaaagggatcgtgtgggattgtagcaactaccgtggcgattacactgctcagtataccagtgCAAGGTTCGTCGTGTCCTCcctttcttctgaaacggacccgcatccacctactgaggcatcagagactggagcagtctggatttactcctgtcaGTCACAATAGTccccgtatactagcgcttcgagtatttgtggaacgccgtcgtgattggACGTggtttgcttgcaacctacatcaactcAAGAAGCAtttaactcggtgcatcggaatcacTATGGAGAGATCCTGAGCTAAGGGGAATGCTGACACAGATTATGGGCCTGAtggcaagcctctatactggtactaaagagtgctgtaaagtgtggtgggtgtctggtcgacttcttccctgttaagtcaggggtgaggcaaggctgtgtccttgcaccaacacttttcacacttgtatggactggataatgggcagagctactatccaaagtcagtttGGCCAACCTGGCAATATTAAAGTCTCAGACGCTTGACTTTGCCTGGATGATGTTGCCCTTTGTCTTCTGAGTCCTTGATTCACTTGTTTGCTACTCTtgctgcatttagcaatgaggcgaagcaccTAGGCTAGAAGCTCCTTTTACCAAGACCAGATCCAGGACCTTTGGGGCCTGGGTAAGGAGACCGTTCTGTCATCCATGGCTTGCAGCGAGGAAATTATTGTgaattacagaaagttttacataccttggtagcgtagtcctatctctgggttgtcagaaccAGGATTCATAGACagaattggtctggcaacaggagccatgactcAATCAcgagagcgtttggagatgtcggtacctatgccaGAAGGTACCAGCTGCGTgtctttcaaggccttgatactgccagttttgacTCTATGGTAGCGAAACCTGATCATCCATGTCTTGGAgtcctcgccttgatgccttttacaTCCCTTCACAGGACCATGGGaccagttggcaggaccgcggtCTCAACCGGGATCGGTTTACACCGTGAAGACTGGCAATGTggacctgtttacttgcataatattccgggatcgccaactcagcgtatatgggtacctagctcgCTTCCGCAGTGGACGACCCTCCCTCAGGTTTGTCTCTTCTGCGagacaccctgggtggaggagacctgtggaccgacctaggagatcatggcttgggcatctcGAACTGAGACCGTCGCAAGGAATTAGAATGggcccgtgtgcctgcctggagactcgcctcgagggatcctcgtggctggcaGCGATGTGTGGATTGCGGTCAGGCGTTATccctttaatgatgatgatgatacacacacacacaacgctacAGCACTCACACACATGAACCACacaacattttgtatatatatattatatattataaaatatattaatatatctatatataatatatataaaatacaaaaactacatagatataaaatatacatgtgtgtgtgtgtgtgtgtgtgtgtgtatgtgtgtatgggttgtgtgtgtgtacgccactactgctacacacacatacaaatatatatatattttatattaaaaaatatagatcaaatatatatataaatatatatatatataaaatcatatatataatacataaagtaACATTGCTGTattgacctgtgtgtgtgtgtgtgtgtatttatatatatatatatatacatgtgtctggtgtgtgtgtgtatagatataatatattatatatatatatatatataatatattatatatatatctatattaatatgtatatatatattatattatatatatatatatagtaatataagatagtattatatatatatatatactctatatagtgtagtgtgttatgtatatgttcatatatatatatatatctatctaatctaatatataatatttatatatatatactaatatatatatgtaatatatatacatatacatatgtagtatattacCTAATATACTGtctcgtgtgtttatatatatatatataatatatatacgtgtatatatataatattatattatatataagacgataaattatatctaatgatatagatatacgtatataatatatatatttaatgtactatataatatatataattatatatatatatatatatatatatattatagggataatatatatatatatatatatatacataatgtactatatattaatatataatatatatatatatataatatatataatgtactcaCTCTAAGCTAGCCTCTCatgaaaaacacaattaagtatcatgctgtgaccacggcggcttcaaGCATGAACTaccgtgtgaaaaaaaaaaaaaaaaaaaaaaaaaaaaaaaaaaaaaaaaaaaaaaaaatatatatatatatataatattatatataggtacgttatatatatatatatatatatatcttatgtgtgtgtgtgtgtgtgtgtgtgtgtgtgtgtgtgtgtgtgttttgtgtgtgtgtgtatactaatatatatatatatctcctcttctctatattctatctattctatatatatatatatattatatatatatacagcacatgtgtctggggtggtgtgtgtgtgtgtggtatataatagatatagtatatattaatatatatatatatatcgatatatattatatataatatatatatatatataacttatgcaaagcctgaggttattgaactcattgcatcacatggttctgagtgttgggtgctgagtaggatagacaagaaaaagatcaataagtTTTGAATGTGTTACGAGACACGaggtactgcgtattagctggacaagaagaagacaaatgatgaagtgctgagaaaaataaattgtaaagatatgaagtttccaaaacacatcatccaactaataaaagccatgtatgaccaacaac contains:
- the LOC119599122 gene encoding spidroin-2-like, which produces MCLNYTCNNPDIYLVKTPNSVKRSVFTVSTATCLPTVSPQPWYKKGANMSLSLVQGTPGAVFVLPRTKWKKARVLLGNGQGAGQGVPWQAARGSGRASIGGGCQGKLTGWGLGPGPGQGDGQSAMARGQGQECRVSVPGPGCLEKGVRARGARVKMCQGPDAMARAVRAGGPGSCAGARGAMAKQSGPECQGQMAGPGCPGPGVSGQGARGKLPGPGVPGKGAGPGVPGKGFRPGGPGARCLGKTRARCVREDCRGNGQGPGCHGKGAGAPCQGGPPPCAARVPWQRAARGPDIRGQECQGQM